The following are encoded together in the Pieris napi chromosome 17, ilPieNapi1.2, whole genome shotgun sequence genome:
- the LOC125057958 gene encoding mucin-17-like isoform X1: MACKEKEIKKPCVLLFLAMVISQVTFISAIDSDCKGKAFYCLNSTHFMICLDLGDGVSTTVEDFIIPCPPPTICIETNDFECEYHTTTTLKPILQSEVPVTELNAQTRDDSDYTTFLPFWYNKEDSVRSEKYYDILDDQLTTRETSPETSTHQESTTETQINDEMNIERTTFTQVEKSTLPPTFYTITEDVTISSQQVNVVVNNKVSDGYDNHFDTVRTTTLSESTTQTTTRYDETQPTSGYIDEHISSNNIISTKEEPPILNFYTYQEETTTYAPLNLDFWPDGITQTTNFASDKLTTTVQETKNEEIKGTTNREISYSLTTEIEKYLNTYSDYVDTFSPITSFQEAGKMPNEVTNTKRNYEITTELHNYINNNKFDTTTPSVTLQQENRIVKDVFTTNITDASNTEDYVYNNSIPKIPEEDTTVNYGKTEDTAINHSNTIDANINYINNNKFDTTTPSVTLQQENKIVKDVFTTNITDASNTEDYVYNNSIPKIPEEDTTVNYGKTEDTAINHSNTIDANINYINNNKFDTTTPSVTLQQENRIVKYVFTTNITDASNTEDYVYYNSIPKIPEEDTTMNYGKTEDTAINHSNTIDANLNYINNNKFDTTTPSVTLQQENRIVKDVFTTNITDASNTEDYVYNNSIPKIPEEDTTMIYGKTEDTAINHSNTIDANINYINNNKFDTTTPSVTLQQENRIVKDVFTTNITDASNTEDYVYNNSIPKIPEEDTTVNYGKTEDTAINHSSTIDGNINYPTTTDIHEYINNIVSTTKENIINDEYEAKYFPKSTTIIDESSFIGIKYMTRPYVSQIFNNDVNQITYKEEENTHSSSFSPNANINVILKNSQDITTSTDVSYGNLMVNEMSSQTDKNFSEIKQTTSKVPVTGYIMQDNTSPYNPKGTIQNDEKSLVSIENITVLNDIVSSSTKDDLKEINLESTDPLDYQISTDSSLLSPIETPSIIKDNLIVPIFSALDNVTEIKINDTIISGKYNNHNMKQSNYKNQDKTNPNFYTTFTQSNAPTSSSPGYAYDTTLPDLVNPKTTSSELISDMKTMDTYIKETAISEQRNTDVYTFSIEDRTKRTELTTSPWLKNTESNNNQYEITKEMNVIYHDKIPDAASTTPSIFDLNNLETVTIDDKNNLEKTVTKPSTELKSTLSISQDGSSANNLFTFTNDMFTTSYVNATESYALSNFQDNGITESANYIQESKPTNKTKYEDKHSSFVGNTYPTVNKLPDNIPDITTETIHKLSTRVPSVPIIAIINGSKKVARYSEDSKIEGAGDAIKLPAMEVNNTNATRNKTVVVSNSAKTLNSSLLNSKVPVISNASNINNAAEMKSPSIALAHNISLDRHETIGNKQSVYPNIQEKKETVSVQINQPCNKTIPDTTNRSNKTSPTITSEQLNLTCLNRYSGKYPDQNNCQTFYMCIGTMSPIVGHCPQNSVFSDILNQCTRNLSHCVRNNEFQCVSPGRFSDLWSRDTYYICVRHKSKFVRFRLRCQKGYILNRTSITCVEDPVIEKQSFTLESYSTSSSSSSSDSKSGQIESNTDVEFKCKKEGVFPDPNHCRKYYVCKKISKSKIRLKKKNCDSDEVFNKKKKKCVDEDSYECET; encoded by the exons ATGGCTTGCAAGgaaaaggaaattaaaaaaccGTGTGTGCTCTTGTTTTTG GCAATGGTTATTAGCCAAGTGACGTTTATCAGTGCCATCGATTCTGATTGCAAAGGAAAAGCTTTCTATTGCCTCAATTCAACTCACTTCATGATATGCCTGGATTTAGGCGACGGTGTTTCAACAACTGTAGAAGATTTTATAATTCCGTGCCCACCACCGACAATATGTATAGAAACCAACGATTTTGAATGCGAATATCACACAACGACCACTCTAAAACCAATTCTGCAGAGTGAAGTACCTGTAACTGAATTAAATGCACAAACACGGGATGACAGTGATTATACGACGTTTTTACCCTTTTGGTACAATAAAGAGGATTCTGTAAGGTCCGAAAAATATTACGATATATTAGATGATCAGTTGACAACAAGAGAAACATCACCTGAAACATCGACGCATCAAGAATCCACAActgaaacacaaataaatgatGAAATGAATATAGAGAGAACGACATTTACACAAGTGGAGAAGAGTACTCTACCTCCGACTTTTTATACTATAACAGAAGATGTTACTATATCTAGTCAACAGGTAAATGTAGtagtaaacaataaagtatCAGACGGATATGATAATCATTTTGATACTGTGAGAACAACTACTCTTTCAGAAAGTACTACACAAACTACAACGCGCTATGATGAAACTCAACCTACTTCTGGCTATATCGATGAACATATTTCCAGCAATAATATCATAAGCACTAAAGAAGAACCTCCaatactaaatttttatacatatcaaGAAGAAACCACTACATATGCACCtctaaatttagatttttggCCAGATGGAATAACTCAAACCACAAATTTTGCATCAGATAAGCTGACGACAACAGTGCAAGAGACAAAAAATGAGGAAATTAAAGGAACAACTAACAGAGAAATAAGTTACTCGTTGACTACAGAGATAGAGAAATATTTGAATACTTATTCAGATTATGTAGATACATTTAGTCCAATAACTTCATTTCAGGAGGCAGGGAAGATGCCCAACGAAGTAACTAACACTAAAAGGAATTATGAAATAACTACAGAGTTgcataattacataaataacaataaatttgacACAACGACCCCATCAGTAACACTTCAACAGGAAAATAGGATAGTTAAAGATGTATTCACGACTAATATAACTGATGCTTCAAATACAGAGgactatgtatataataattcaataccGAAAATTCCAGAAGAAGATACTACAGTGAATTATGGGAAAACCGAAGACACTGCAATTAATCATAGTAATACTATCGATGccaatataaattacataaataacaataaatttgacACAACGACCCCATCAGTAACACTTCAACAGGAAAATAAGATAGTTAAAGATGTATTCACGACTAATATAACTGATGCTTCAAATACAGAGgactatgtatataataattcaataccGAAAATTCCAGAAGAAGATACTACAGTGAATTATGGGAAAACCGAAGACACTGCAATTAATCATAGTAATACTATCGATGccaatataaattacataaataacaataaatttgacACAACGACCCCATCAGTAACACTTCAACAGGAAAATaggatagttaaatatgtattcacGACTAATATAACTGATGCTTCAAATACAGAGgactatgtatattataattcaatACCGAAAATTCCAGAAGAAGATACTACAATGAATTATGGGAAAACCGAAGACACTGCAATTAATCATAGTAATACTATCGATgccaatttaaattacataaataacaataaatttgacACAACGACCCCATCAGTAACACTTCAACAGGAAAATAGGATAGTTAAAGATGTATTCACGACTAATATAACTGATGCTTCAAATACAGAGgactatgtatataataattcaataccGAAAATTCCAGAAGAAGATACTACAATGATTTATGGGAAAACCGAAGACACTGCAATTAATCATAGTAATACTATCGATGccaatataaattacataaataacaataaatttgacACAACGACCCCATCAGTAACACTTCAACAGGAAAATAGGATAGTTAAAGATGTATTCACGACTAATATAACTGATGCTTCAAATACAGAGgactatgtatataataattcaataccGAAAATTCCAGAAGAAGATACTACAGTGAATTATGGGAAAACCGAAGACACTGCAATTAATCATAGTAGTACTATCGATGGCAATATAAATTATCCAACGACTACAGATATacatgaatatataaataatatagttagtacaacaaaagaaaatataattaatgatgAATATGAGGCAAAATACTTTCCAAAGTCTACGACTATAATAGACGAGAGTTCTTTTATAGGCATTAAATATATGACACGACCATATGTAtcgcaaatatttaataacgaTGTTAATCAAATAACATATAAGGAAGAAGAAAATACGCATTCAAGTAGCTTTTCACCAAATGCAAATAtcaatgttatattaaaaaatagtcaGGATATTACTACCAGTACTGATGTATCGTATGGAAATTTAATGGTGAACGAAATGTCATCTCAAACCGATAAAAATTTCTCGGAGATAAAACAAACAACTTCAAAAGTTCCAGTTACAGGTTATATAATGCAAGATAATACAAGTCCCTATAATCCTAAAGGAACGATTCAAAACGACGAGAAATCTCTAGTCAGCATTGAAAATATAACTGTATTGAATGACATTGTGTCATCTTCGACAAAGGATGATTTAAAAGagataaatttagaatcaaccGATCCATTAGATTATCAAATTTCCACAGATAGTTCACTCTTATCGCCAATCGAAACTCCGTCCattattaaagataatttaatcGTTCCTATATTCTCAGCCCTAGATAATGTAActgaaatcaaaataaatgataCCATTATTTCTGGAAAGTATAACAACCATAATATGAAACAGAGCAACTATAAAAACCAAGACAAAACAAATCCGAACTTTTATACTACTTTCACACAATCAAATGCTCCTACTAGTTCTTCACCGGGTTATGCCTACGACACAACCTTGCCTGATTTAGTGAATCCAAAAACAACATCTTCAGAATTAATAAGTGATATGAAAACTATGGacacttatataaaagaaactgCAATCAGTGAACAAAGAAACACAGACGTTTATACTTTCAGTATCGAAGATCGTACTAAAAGAACGGAATTAACGACTTCACCCTGGCTAAAGAATACTGAAAGTAATAACAACCAATACGAAATTACAAAGGAGATGAATGTGATATATCATGACAAAATCCCTGATGCTGCCTCTACAACGCCATCAATATTTGATCTAAATAACTTAGAAACAGTGACAATAGACGATAAGAACAATttagagaaaactgtaacaaaaCCTTCAACTGAATTGAAATCAACACTATCTATATCACAAGATGGGTCGAGtgcaaacaatttatttacatttactaatgACATGTTTACTACTTCATATGTGAACGCTACTGAAAGTTATGCACTTAGTAATTTTCAAGATAACGGAATCACAGAGAGTGCAAATTATATACAAGAATCAAAACCAACAAATAAGACAAAGTATGAAGATAAACACTCCTCTTTTGTTGGAAATACTTACCCAACGGTTAATAAATTGCCAGATAATATTCCAGACATAACAACTGAAACAATTCATAAGTTATCAACGAGGGTGCCGTCAGTTCCAATAATTGCGATAATTAATGGCAGTAAGAAAGTTGCTAGATACTCTGAAGATTCAAAGATTGAAGGTGCAGGTGATGCGATTAAATTACCTGCTATGGAAGTTAATAATACTAACGCTACAAGAAACAAAACAGTAGTTGTAAGTAACAGTGCGAAAACGCTAAATTCATCGCTTCTGAATAGTAAAGTACCTGTAATATCAAATgcgtcaaatataaataacgcTGCGGAAATGAAATCACCATCTATTGCATTGGCTCATAACATATCTTTAGATAGACATGAAACTATAGGAAATAAGCAAAGCGTTTATCCaaatatacaagaaaaaaaagaaaccgTCTCAGTACAGATTAATCAGCCTTGCAACAAAACTATACCTGATACGACAAATCGAAGTAACAAAACATCACCTACCATTACTTcagaacaattaaatttaacttgtTTGAATCGATACAGCGGTAAATATCCAGATCAAAACAACTGCCAAACTTTCTACATGTGTATTGGAACAATGAGTCCTATAGTGGGTCATTGCCCTCAAAATTCCGTATTCAGTGACATCCTAAACCAGTGCACTCGAAATTTATCCCATTGTGTAAGAAACAACGAGTTTCAATGTGTTTCTCCAGGAAGGTTCAGTGatctttggagtagagacacttattatatttgtgtaaGACACAAAAGCAAGTTTGTAAGGTTTAGGCTAAGGTGCCAAAAaggatacattttaaatagaacGTCCATAACATGTGTTGAGGATCCTGTTATTGAAAAGCAGTCATTTACATTGGAATCATATTCAACATCAAGCAGTAGTAGTAGCTCGGATTCTAAATCAGGCCAAATTGAAAGCAATACAGATGTTGAATTTAAATGCAAAAAAGAGGGGGTTTTTCCTGATCCTAACCATTGTAGGAAATACTACGTTTGTAAAAAGATATCGAAATCGAAAATTCGACTTAAGAAGAAAAACTGCGATTCGGATgaggtttttaataaaaagaagaaaaaatgtgTCGATGAAGATAGCTATGAATGTGAAACATAA
- the LOC125057958 gene encoding metacaspase-2-like isoform X2, with amino-acid sequence MACKEKEIKKPCVLLFLAMVISQVTFISAIDSDCKGKAFYCLNSTHFMICLDLGDGVSTTVEDFIIPCPPPTICIETNDFECEYHTTTTLKPILQSEVPVTELNAQTRDDSDYTTFLPFWYNKEDSVRSEKYYDILDDQLTTRETSPETSTHQESTTETQINDEMNIERTTFTQVEKSTLPPTFYTITEDVTISSQQVNVVVNNKVSDGYDNHFDTVRTTTLSESTTQTTTRYDETQPTSGYIDEHISSNNIISTKEEPPILNFYTYQEETTTYAPLNLDFWPDGITQTTNFASDKLTTTVQETKNEEIKGTTNREISYSLTTEIEKYLNTYSDYVDTFSPITSFQEAGKMPNEVTNTKRNYEITTELHNYINNNKFDTTTPSVTLQQENRIVKDVFTTNITDASNTEDYVYNNSIPKIPEEDTTVNYGKTEDTAINHSNTIDANINYINNNKFDTTTPSVTLQQENKIVKDVFTTNITDASNTEDYVYNNSIPKIPEEDTTVNYGKTEDTAINHSNTIDANINYINNNKFDTTTPSVTLQQENRIVKYVFTTNITDASNTEDYVYYNSIPKIPEEDTTMNYGKTEDTAINHSNTIDANLNYINNNKFDTTTPSVTLQQENRIVKDVFTTNITDASNTEDYVYNNSIPKIPEEDTTMIYGKTEDTAINHSNTIDANINYPTTTDIHEYINNIVSTTKENIINDEYEAKYFPKSTTIIDESSFIGIKYMTRPYVSQIFNNDVNQITYKEEENTHSSSFSPNANINVILKNSQDITTSTDVSYGNLMVNEMSSQTDKNFSEIKQTTSKVPVTGYIMQDNTSPYNPKGTIQNDEKSLVSIENITVLNDIVSSSTKDDLKEINLESTDPLDYQISTDSSLLSPIETPSIIKDNLIVPIFSALDNVTEIKINDTIISGKYNNHNMKQSNYKNQDKTNPNFYTTFTQSNAPTSSSPGYAYDTTLPDLVNPKTTSSELISDMKTMDTYIKETAISEQRNTDVYTFSIEDRTKRTELTTSPWLKNTESNNNQYEITKEMNVIYHDKIPDAASTTPSIFDLNNLETVTIDDKNNLEKTVTKPSTELKSTLSISQDGSSANNLFTFTNDMFTTSYVNATESYALSNFQDNGITESANYIQESKPTNKTKYEDKHSSFVGNTYPTVNKLPDNIPDITTETIHKLSTRVPSVPIIAIINGSKKVARYSEDSKIEGAGDAIKLPAMEVNNTNATRNKTVVVSNSAKTLNSSLLNSKVPVISNASNINNAAEMKSPSIALAHNISLDRHETIGNKQSVYPNIQEKKETVSVQINQPCNKTIPDTTNRSNKTSPTITSEQLNLTCLNRYSGKYPDQNNCQTFYMCIGTMSPIVGHCPQNSVFSDILNQCTRNLSHCVRNNEFQCVSPGRFSDLWSRDTYYICVRHKSKFVRFRLRCQKGYILNRTSITCVEDPVIEKQSFTLESYSTSSSSSSSDSKSGQIESNTDVEFKCKKEGVFPDPNHCRKYYVCKKISKSKIRLKKKNCDSDEVFNKKKKKCVDEDSYECET; translated from the exons ATGGCTTGCAAGgaaaaggaaattaaaaaaccGTGTGTGCTCTTGTTTTTG GCAATGGTTATTAGCCAAGTGACGTTTATCAGTGCCATCGATTCTGATTGCAAAGGAAAAGCTTTCTATTGCCTCAATTCAACTCACTTCATGATATGCCTGGATTTAGGCGACGGTGTTTCAACAACTGTAGAAGATTTTATAATTCCGTGCCCACCACCGACAATATGTATAGAAACCAACGATTTTGAATGCGAATATCACACAACGACCACTCTAAAACCAATTCTGCAGAGTGAAGTACCTGTAACTGAATTAAATGCACAAACACGGGATGACAGTGATTATACGACGTTTTTACCCTTTTGGTACAATAAAGAGGATTCTGTAAGGTCCGAAAAATATTACGATATATTAGATGATCAGTTGACAACAAGAGAAACATCACCTGAAACATCGACGCATCAAGAATCCACAActgaaacacaaataaatgatGAAATGAATATAGAGAGAACGACATTTACACAAGTGGAGAAGAGTACTCTACCTCCGACTTTTTATACTATAACAGAAGATGTTACTATATCTAGTCAACAGGTAAATGTAGtagtaaacaataaagtatCAGACGGATATGATAATCATTTTGATACTGTGAGAACAACTACTCTTTCAGAAAGTACTACACAAACTACAACGCGCTATGATGAAACTCAACCTACTTCTGGCTATATCGATGAACATATTTCCAGCAATAATATCATAAGCACTAAAGAAGAACCTCCaatactaaatttttatacatatcaaGAAGAAACCACTACATATGCACCtctaaatttagatttttggCCAGATGGAATAACTCAAACCACAAATTTTGCATCAGATAAGCTGACGACAACAGTGCAAGAGACAAAAAATGAGGAAATTAAAGGAACAACTAACAGAGAAATAAGTTACTCGTTGACTACAGAGATAGAGAAATATTTGAATACTTATTCAGATTATGTAGATACATTTAGTCCAATAACTTCATTTCAGGAGGCAGGGAAGATGCCCAACGAAGTAACTAACACTAAAAGGAATTATGAAATAACTACAGAGTTgcataattacataaataacaataaatttgacACAACGACCCCATCAGTAACACTTCAACAGGAAAATAGGATAGTTAAAGATGTATTCACGACTAATATAACTGATGCTTCAAATACAGAGgactatgtatataataattcaataccGAAAATTCCAGAAGAAGATACTACAGTGAATTATGGGAAAACCGAAGACACTGCAATTAATCATAGTAATACTATCGATGccaatataaattacataaataacaataaatttgacACAACGACCCCATCAGTAACACTTCAACAGGAAAATAAGATAGTTAAAGATGTATTCACGACTAATATAACTGATGCTTCAAATACAGAGgactatgtatataataattcaataccGAAAATTCCAGAAGAAGATACTACAGTGAATTATGGGAAAACCGAAGACACTGCAATTAATCATAGTAATACTATCGATGccaatataaattacataaataacaataaatttgacACAACGACCCCATCAGTAACACTTCAACAGGAAAATaggatagttaaatatgtattcacGACTAATATAACTGATGCTTCAAATACAGAGgactatgtatattataattcaatACCGAAAATTCCAGAAGAAGATACTACAATGAATTATGGGAAAACCGAAGACACTGCAATTAATCATAGTAATACTATCGATgccaatttaaattacataaataacaataaatttgacACAACGACCCCATCAGTAACACTTCAACAGGAAAATAGGATAGTTAAAGATGTATTCACGACTAATATAACTGATGCTTCAAATACAGAGgactatgtatataataattcaataccGAAAATTCCAGAAGAAGATACTACAATGATTTATGGGAAAACCGAAGACACTGCAATTAATCATAGTAATACTATCGATGccaatataa ATTATCCAACGACTACAGATATacatgaatatataaataatatagttagtacaacaaaagaaaatataattaatgatgAATATGAGGCAAAATACTTTCCAAAGTCTACGACTATAATAGACGAGAGTTCTTTTATAGGCATTAAATATATGACACGACCATATGTAtcgcaaatatttaataacgaTGTTAATCAAATAACATATAAGGAAGAAGAAAATACGCATTCAAGTAGCTTTTCACCAAATGCAAATAtcaatgttatattaaaaaatagtcaGGATATTACTACCAGTACTGATGTATCGTATGGAAATTTAATGGTGAACGAAATGTCATCTCAAACCGATAAAAATTTCTCGGAGATAAAACAAACAACTTCAAAAGTTCCAGTTACAGGTTATATAATGCAAGATAATACAAGTCCCTATAATCCTAAAGGAACGATTCAAAACGACGAGAAATCTCTAGTCAGCATTGAAAATATAACTGTATTGAATGACATTGTGTCATCTTCGACAAAGGATGATTTAAAAGagataaatttagaatcaaccGATCCATTAGATTATCAAATTTCCACAGATAGTTCACTCTTATCGCCAATCGAAACTCCGTCCattattaaagataatttaatcGTTCCTATATTCTCAGCCCTAGATAATGTAActgaaatcaaaataaatgataCCATTATTTCTGGAAAGTATAACAACCATAATATGAAACAGAGCAACTATAAAAACCAAGACAAAACAAATCCGAACTTTTATACTACTTTCACACAATCAAATGCTCCTACTAGTTCTTCACCGGGTTATGCCTACGACACAACCTTGCCTGATTTAGTGAATCCAAAAACAACATCTTCAGAATTAATAAGTGATATGAAAACTATGGacacttatataaaagaaactgCAATCAGTGAACAAAGAAACACAGACGTTTATACTTTCAGTATCGAAGATCGTACTAAAAGAACGGAATTAACGACTTCACCCTGGCTAAAGAATACTGAAAGTAATAACAACCAATACGAAATTACAAAGGAGATGAATGTGATATATCATGACAAAATCCCTGATGCTGCCTCTACAACGCCATCAATATTTGATCTAAATAACTTAGAAACAGTGACAATAGACGATAAGAACAATttagagaaaactgtaacaaaaCCTTCAACTGAATTGAAATCAACACTATCTATATCACAAGATGGGTCGAGtgcaaacaatttatttacatttactaatgACATGTTTACTACTTCATATGTGAACGCTACTGAAAGTTATGCACTTAGTAATTTTCAAGATAACGGAATCACAGAGAGTGCAAATTATATACAAGAATCAAAACCAACAAATAAGACAAAGTATGAAGATAAACACTCCTCTTTTGTTGGAAATACTTACCCAACGGTTAATAAATTGCCAGATAATATTCCAGACATAACAACTGAAACAATTCATAAGTTATCAACGAGGGTGCCGTCAGTTCCAATAATTGCGATAATTAATGGCAGTAAGAAAGTTGCTAGATACTCTGAAGATTCAAAGATTGAAGGTGCAGGTGATGCGATTAAATTACCTGCTATGGAAGTTAATAATACTAACGCTACAAGAAACAAAACAGTAGTTGTAAGTAACAGTGCGAAAACGCTAAATTCATCGCTTCTGAATAGTAAAGTACCTGTAATATCAAATgcgtcaaatataaataacgcTGCGGAAATGAAATCACCATCTATTGCATTGGCTCATAACATATCTTTAGATAGACATGAAACTATAGGAAATAAGCAAAGCGTTTATCCaaatatacaagaaaaaaaagaaaccgTCTCAGTACAGATTAATCAGCCTTGCAACAAAACTATACCTGATACGACAAATCGAAGTAACAAAACATCACCTACCATTACTTcagaacaattaaatttaacttgtTTGAATCGATACAGCGGTAAATATCCAGATCAAAACAACTGCCAAACTTTCTACATGTGTATTGGAACAATGAGTCCTATAGTGGGTCATTGCCCTCAAAATTCCGTATTCAGTGACATCCTAAACCAGTGCACTCGAAATTTATCCCATTGTGTAAGAAACAACGAGTTTCAATGTGTTTCTCCAGGAAGGTTCAGTGatctttggagtagagacacttattatatttgtgtaaGACACAAAAGCAAGTTTGTAAGGTTTAGGCTAAGGTGCCAAAAaggatacattttaaatagaacGTCCATAACATGTGTTGAGGATCCTGTTATTGAAAAGCAGTCATTTACATTGGAATCATATTCAACATCAAGCAGTAGTAGTAGCTCGGATTCTAAATCAGGCCAAATTGAAAGCAATACAGATGTTGAATTTAAATGCAAAAAAGAGGGGGTTTTTCCTGATCCTAACCATTGTAGGAAATACTACGTTTGTAAAAAGATATCGAAATCGAAAATTCGACTTAAGAAGAAAAACTGCGATTCGGATgaggtttttaataaaaagaagaaaaaatgtgTCGATGAAGATAGCTATGAATGTGAAACATAA
- the LOC125057959 gene encoding uncharacterized protein LOC125057959 produces the protein MEKLLFGIFVITVFPAIQCRGRNYISSRLECGPYGFVCDGITRVRICEEGNVLGPSFRCPSNTVCNEESTDVCESTFNYIDPVITRNIRCYRNERLADTSVPGCKGYIMCIPNKNRFQGLKFQCSGQTIFNGFTRACTSPEKYKCPLTNSTTQNKFYSEPVGNRKPINAYDQLHKPIECENYKFAVTSEDSPSRVTYFCPQRPPRGENKIRCTVFSNSFCLALERDDEDQFLQGAGSAFRRPRNNN, from the exons atggAAAAGTTACTCTTTGGAATATTTGTGATTACG GTTTTTCCGGCTATTCAGTGCAGAGGACGTAACTACATATCCAGTAGACTCGAATGTGGTCCTTATGGATTTGTTTGCGACGGGATTACTAGAGTGCGTATTTGTGAAGAAGGCAATGTTTTAGGTCCCAGCTTTCGCTGTCCATCTAACACCGTATGCAACGAAGAGTCAACAGACGTCTGTGAAAGCACTTTTAACTACATAGATCCAGTTATAACCAGAAACATCCGGTGCTATCGTAACGAACGCCTTGCTGACACCAGCGTTCCAGGCTGCAAAGGGTATATCATGTGCATTCccaataaaaatagattccAAGGCCTAAAATTCCAATGTTCTGgacaaacaatatttaacgGATTCACACGAGCATGCACGTCACcagagaaatataaatgtccTCTTACAAATAGTActacacaaaataaattctaCTCGGAGCCAGTTGGAAACCGTAAACCTATTAATGCATACGACCAGCTTCATAAGCCTATTGAATGTGAGAATTATAAATTCGCAGTGACAAGTGAAGACAGTCCATCACGTGTTACGTACTTTTGTCCCCAAAGACCACCTCGAGGAGAAAACAAAATTCGATGCACTGTATTTTCTAATAGTTTCTGCCTCGCACTGGAAAGGGACGATGAGGACCAATTTTTGCAAGGTGCGGGCTCTGCTTTTAGAAGGCcaagaaataataactaa